The following proteins are encoded in a genomic region of Necator americanus strain Aroian chromosome II, whole genome shotgun sequence:
- a CDS encoding hypothetical protein (NECATOR_CHRII.G6264.T1): MMVSNIMVINDLTASRVDGARCSVKVLDGMCSKMASSSASSLRHMDSVGSSEGSGDSCSHTSHSKLSPHPFATIFGKFYAVDDFDVLEMLGEGFFSKVSKVRLRTSGEEMVLKIAKGTGSAGNRRAIHVDAAREAAMLHRLSHENILALRGVCIQITDDGCWDMHLLVDYCEGGSLSKLILDRVAPFPWCQRVRYSLDISLAMRYLHSQKIIHRDLTSMNVLLQLSPMTPAWGRAVVADFGLSCRFPKRGEKLPQVGTTYFMSPECLNEEYYDEKSDVFSFGVILCQLIARIEADPDSGLHRTSNFGLDYVRFTPCCPLDTPIAFLKLAFHSCVMDPLERPSFEMIVALLQKIYATTPSSSSPSLALVRGETKLARSRSDAALKKRAVLAARKLSSNQSRAVRPIIEGELVEETSLLAMEKLARAAARDEPTPDHTNPFLDHERFRKERKILPRRISRRRNELKPERGASTTNYLAEEHARFLQSVHHACLPRRCSSLPPDLRSFCSSMDLIEERREFTPGGVPLIYRDFDLKFLKQMKRFPSRRHTLIPECSARSSLDLHSLWSHPNSPGFMQTNVSAPHAFQTDKCCDVIDGYSEEKSETMTFTTRNQLSQCIHPTDYSPNTGNRLNNNDLDLDSCEDDGQISKSPKFVVDTVVRFPNSLSDRMCVVPQCKPSSVSEKHQKCSIL; the protein is encoded by the exons ATGTTCGGTCAAAGTTCTCGACGGCATGTGTTCCAAAATGGCATCCTCTTCTGCAAGCTCTCTGCGGCATATGGACTCTGTTGGAAGCTCAGAGGGATCGGGTGATAGCTGTTCACATACATCTCACTCTAAG TTGTCTCCTCATCCGTTTGCAACGATATTTGGAAAATTCTACGCAGTGGATGACTTTGATGTGCTGGAAATGCTCGGAGAAGGATTCTTCAGCAAAGTTTCTAAG GTTCGACTGCGAACGTCTGGTGAGGAAATGGTTCTAAAGATAGCCAAAGGTACTGGGTCAGCAGGAAATCGCAGAGCTATACATGTTGATGCCGCTCGAGAAGCGGCAATGCTTCATCGCCTCTCTCATGAGAACATCCTCGCCCTTCGCGGGGTTTGCATCCAGATTACAGACGATG GATGTTGGGACATGCACCTCCTTGTTGACTACTGTGAAGGTGGAAGCTTATCGAAACTCATTCTCGATCGGGTAGCTCCTTTTCCTTGGTGTCAGAGAGTACGATATTCTCTCGATATCTCCTTAGCTATGCGATATCTTCACTCACAGAAAATAATTCACCGTGACCTCACTAGCATG AACGTTCTTCTTCAATTGTCACCTATGACTCCTGCATGGGGGCGAGCTGTTGTTGCTGATTTCGGACTGTCGTGTCGATTCCCAAAACGCGGCGAAAAGCTGCCTCAAGTTGGCACAACTTACTTCATGAGCCCCGAATGCCTCAACGAAGAGTACTACGACGAAAAG TCTGATGTGTTTTCATTTGGAGTGATTCTATGTCAGTTGATCGCAAGGATTGAAGCTGATCCCGATAGTGGTCTCCATAGAACAAGTAACTTTGGGCTCGATTATGTGAGGTTCACTCCTTGCTGTCCTCTGGATACCCCTATAGCTTTTTTAAAGCTGGCTTTCCATTCATGCGTT ATGGATCCCTTAGAGCGGCCATCATTCGAGATGATTGTCGCATTGCTGCAGAAAATTTACGCTACAACGCCTTCTTCATCATCACCGTCATTGGCGCTAG TACGCGGGGAGACGAAATTGGCTCGATCTCGTTCTGATGCTGCCCTAAAGAAGCGAGCTGTCCTGGCAGCAAGAAAGTTGTCTAGTAATCAGTCTAGAGCTGTTCGTCCAATTATTGAag GAGAACTCGTTGAAGAAACATCATTGCTTGCTATGGAAAAACTTGCTCGTGCGGCAGCCCGGGACGAACCCACACCCGATCATACGAACCCCTTTTTGGACCATGAACgatttcgaaaagaaagaaaaatccttccaAGAAGAATTAGTCGTAGGCGGAATGAATTAAAGCCCGAGCGTGGTGCCTCTACTACCAATTATCTCGCGGAAGAACATGCTCGTTTCTTGCAAAG TGTGCATCATGCGTGCCTACCCAGAAGATGCTCATCACTACCCCCAGATTTGCGTTCATTTTGTTCCTCGATGGACTTGATAGAAGAACGAAGGGAATTCACCCCTGGAGGAGTGCCTTTGATCTATCGTGATTTTGATCTG aaatttctcaagcAGATGAAAAGATTCCCTTCTCGACGTCATACACTTATTCCTGAGTGCAGTGCGCGGTCGAGCCTCGATCTACATTCGCTTTGGTCTCATCCGAATTCACCG GGTTTCATGCAAACAAACGTTTCTGCGCCACACGCGTTTCAGACCGATAAATGTTGTGATGTAATCGACGGTTATTCAGAG gaaaaaagtgaaacgatGACATTCACGACGAGGAACCAGTTATCTCAATGTATCCATCCCACAGATTACTCACCAAATACAG gTAACCGCCTTAATAATAATGACCTCGATTTGGACTCTTGTGAGGACGACGGCCAAATCTCAAAAAGCCCTAAATTCGTTGTCGACACTGTAGTCCGTTTTCCCAACTCTCTTTCGGATAGAATGTGTGTGGTGCCCCAGTGCAAACCTTCAAGTGTGTCTGAGAAGCATCAGAAGTGCTCCATTCTGTAG
- a CDS encoding hypothetical protein (NECATOR_CHRII.G6264.T2) encodes MMVSNIMVINDLTASRVDGARCSVKVLDGMCSKMASSSASSLRHMDSVGSSEGSGDSCSHTSHSKLSPHPFATIFGKFYAVDDFDVLEMLGEGFFSKVSKVRLRTSGEEMVLKIAKGTGSAGNRRAIHVDAAREAAMLHRLSHENILALRGVCIQITDDGCWDMHLLVDYCEGGSLSKLILDRVAPFPWCQRVRYSLDISLAMRYLHSQKIIHRDLTSMNVLLQLSPMTPAWGRAVVADFGLSCRFPKRGEKLPQVGTTYFMSPECLNEEYYDEKSDVFSFGVILCQLIARIEADPDSGLHRTSNFGLDYVRFTPCCPLDTPIAFLKLAFHSCVMDPLERPSFEMIVALLQKIYATTPSSSSPSLALVRGETKLARSRSDAALKKRAVLAARKLSSNQSRAVRPIIEGELVEETSLLAMEKLARAAARDEPTPDHTNPFLDHERFRKERKILPRRISRRRNELKPERGASTTNYLAEEHARFLQSVHHACLPRRCSSLPPDLRSFCSSMDLIEERREFTPGGVPLIYRDFDLKFLKQMKRFPSRRHTLIPECSARSSLDLHSLWSHPNSPGFMQTNVSAPHAFQTDKCCDVIDGYSEEKSETMTFTTRNQLSQCIHPTDYSPNTGNRLNNNDLDLDSCEDDGQISKSPKFVVDTVLNVIFYVYCSQPSSLNMLRTSPPPLRRDLPLAQFTV; translated from the exons ATGTTCGGTCAAAGTTCTCGACGGCATGTGTTCCAAAATGGCATCCTCTTCTGCAAGCTCTCTGCGGCATATGGACTCTGTTGGAAGCTCAGAGGGATCGGGTGATAGCTGTTCACATACATCTCACTCTAAG TTGTCTCCTCATCCGTTTGCAACGATATTTGGAAAATTCTACGCAGTGGATGACTTTGATGTGCTGGAAATGCTCGGAGAAGGATTCTTCAGCAAAGTTTCTAAG GTTCGACTGCGAACGTCTGGTGAGGAAATGGTTCTAAAGATAGCCAAAGGTACTGGGTCAGCAGGAAATCGCAGAGCTATACATGTTGATGCCGCTCGAGAAGCGGCAATGCTTCATCGCCTCTCTCATGAGAACATCCTCGCCCTTCGCGGGGTTTGCATCCAGATTACAGACGATG GATGTTGGGACATGCACCTCCTTGTTGACTACTGTGAAGGTGGAAGCTTATCGAAACTCATTCTCGATCGGGTAGCTCCTTTTCCTTGGTGTCAGAGAGTACGATATTCTCTCGATATCTCCTTAGCTATGCGATATCTTCACTCACAGAAAATAATTCACCGTGACCTCACTAGCATG AACGTTCTTCTTCAATTGTCACCTATGACTCCTGCATGGGGGCGAGCTGTTGTTGCTGATTTCGGACTGTCGTGTCGATTCCCAAAACGCGGCGAAAAGCTGCCTCAAGTTGGCACAACTTACTTCATGAGCCCCGAATGCCTCAACGAAGAGTACTACGACGAAAAG TCTGATGTGTTTTCATTTGGAGTGATTCTATGTCAGTTGATCGCAAGGATTGAAGCTGATCCCGATAGTGGTCTCCATAGAACAAGTAACTTTGGGCTCGATTATGTGAGGTTCACTCCTTGCTGTCCTCTGGATACCCCTATAGCTTTTTTAAAGCTGGCTTTCCATTCATGCGTT ATGGATCCCTTAGAGCGGCCATCATTCGAGATGATTGTCGCATTGCTGCAGAAAATTTACGCTACAACGCCTTCTTCATCATCACCGTCATTGGCGCTAG TACGCGGGGAGACGAAATTGGCTCGATCTCGTTCTGATGCTGCCCTAAAGAAGCGAGCTGTCCTGGCAGCAAGAAAGTTGTCTAGTAATCAGTCTAGAGCTGTTCGTCCAATTATTGAag GAGAACTCGTTGAAGAAACATCATTGCTTGCTATGGAAAAACTTGCTCGTGCGGCAGCCCGGGACGAACCCACACCCGATCATACGAACCCCTTTTTGGACCATGAACgatttcgaaaagaaagaaaaatccttccaAGAAGAATTAGTCGTAGGCGGAATGAATTAAAGCCCGAGCGTGGTGCCTCTACTACCAATTATCTCGCGGAAGAACATGCTCGTTTCTTGCAAAG TGTGCATCATGCGTGCCTACCCAGAAGATGCTCATCACTACCCCCAGATTTGCGTTCATTTTGTTCCTCGATGGACTTGATAGAAGAACGAAGGGAATTCACCCCTGGAGGAGTGCCTTTGATCTATCGTGATTTTGATCTG aaatttctcaagcAGATGAAAAGATTCCCTTCTCGACGTCATACACTTATTCCTGAGTGCAGTGCGCGGTCGAGCCTCGATCTACATTCGCTTTGGTCTCATCCGAATTCACCG GGTTTCATGCAAACAAACGTTTCTGCGCCACACGCGTTTCAGACCGATAAATGTTGTGATGTAATCGACGGTTATTCAGAG gaaaaaagtgaaacgatGACATTCACGACGAGGAACCAGTTATCTCAATGTATCCATCCCACAGATTACTCACCAAATACAG gTAACCGCCTTAATAATAATGACCTCGATTTGGACTCTTGTGAGGACGACGGCCAAATCTCAAAAAGCCCTAAATTCGTTGTCGACACTGTA CTGAACGTGATCTTTTATGTTTACTGCTCACAACCGTCCTCTCTCAACATGCTCCGCACTTCTCCACCGCCTCTGCGTCGCGATTTGCCTCTTGCTCAG TTTACTGTGTAG